CCACATCTATCAATTCAAGCTGACCCAACAGTTTCCGAAATTGCCAGCCTTCAATTAGCTccataaagtttaattttcaatttatgcatttttacTCTGCACTCCCGGCGGCAAAAAATATGGGAAAATGCAATCTAAAATTGCGACTAAGAGAGTAAATTATTCATAATCGTTGCAATGGCTTCCGAGTTGCCAACTGTTTGGCATCCAGCCAATGGATTATTGAATAGCAAGAACTCCGAAATGGCTTAGGCGCAGACTGGACTTGTTGCCAGTTGTCTAATGTCGGCTGCTCgggtgcactgaaagaaacttCATATTTTTGCTTTGCCAATTcgattgaattaaattaacgAGCTAGTGATATTCCCACTAACCAGGCAGCCTACGTGACATGGAAATATAAGCGAAAAAACCGTATACTTCAGCCGATTTAAAGGGTTAACAGGATTCCCAAGTTTCGCCATCACTTTCCTGGGTGCAGACAATGAAAGAAAGCTGCAGTGTACTTAATAATTACCGGCTTCGGTCGGAAAAGGCACTTCATGCCGTGCCTTCTGTGGCACGAGGAAAAGAATGAACCGGGAATGAAGTGAGAAGCAGGCAGCGGAAAGTGCAATTGTTTCAATTGTGTCAGACACATTGCCTTGCAGCACCCACTCCGCACTCGAGCCGCTTTCGCAATTATGCCAGGACCAAGGATCCCAGGACCTCACTCCACCACCCCATCACTCCACCGAACTCAGAACTGGTTGAGCCGGGCGAATTGCGCTGCAGTGcgtctttgtttttgcagcGCCCGGTATGGCACACATATCTTGTTTATTGTGTCTCCGAGTACACATAACTTGGGTATTTGCGtattataatttgcataaatttcaactGCCAGCTACGAGTGAGCCAAAAGCTACCGAGAAGCTTGGGGGCAAAGGGCAAAGGGGCAAAGGGCAACCGACTtgcggtgggcggtggctccgaaaacaatttaataacgAGAAAATACAAGTGACAAAATGAATTATGTTGTTATTCCTCTTGCACCAACAGCCGCACACGTGCTGCCTTTTCAACGAAGACAATTGTAAGGACATTTTTTATCTGAATGTATCAAGTGGGACTTGTGGTTCTTTCGGGAGTGCAAGGCACACGAGTATTTACGTGCTAGATGGGCAGAGTTCTAATCTATGCAAGGAATTTCGGCAAAAGTTATAACTTACTCCTCACAGTTAGCTTcttaattaaagcaaaatatCGATACAAACTTGAAttcgaaaatataaaatatcatttGGAGTAGCTTTGCTTATTTCTCTCCACCAAACTTGCTTTTGATGCATGATTTGGGGTAACCCATGCTTTGCTGAACAAAGCCAACCACTCGGTGCACTGGTACATGacgtatacgccccgtggcAAAGCGACATCGATGATGTTTGCAATTGTGCACAAAATAGGAGCATGCTTGCTTTGTGGCACTTCCACCGCCTTCCCTCcgatatatgtaaatgtaaaaaatccAGATCCCAGCTGGTTCAGATGGCTCTGATGGTTCAGTTGGCCCAGCATACCGATGTATTCCTGTTTTGCCCATTTCGTGGCTGCCGCTGACGGATATGATAAAGCTTCGATTATTCCATCGCATCTATGGCAGAgtgcatgcatacatacatatgtacatagatgtGTGGAAAAGGGCGACCAGGCggacaacaatttgttagacGCTACAATGAACTCTGATGCGATTGATTGAAAGTCACTGGGAGAGAAGATAAAATACCATTGGTTTATGCTGTCATCTGGCAGTGGGAAATCCCTTTACCCCTCGCCGTGCTGCTGCTTATCCTTTCGACCCCGAATTGGTTAGGCGTCCTCTGCGCCACGTCAACAAGTTGAGgacaaacaatttaaattacaaagcaaactcaataaaaatgttaaaaacttttggccatgAGCAAGACATTCCGGCTGATCCGAGATTTGTTTAGTTTCCAGGTCCTTGACATGCATAAGTTATGTCCTTAGATGGCAGGCGAGTTGAGGGCAATATAGGAAGAGGAAGTCGAAAGTtttataagaaaaacaaatcgaGTCGCTTATTTATAAGCCTGTAAACAGATTTTATGAGCCTGCCCAAGCGGGAAGGACTAAAGTCCTGGCAATGGGAGCGGGAGTCTGTCGCGTCCCGCCATCGATTGTGGACCTTCATCCCTTCCGccagttttcaatttattaaaatgacCATCAAAAATCGTTTGTGTGCGAAAGTTTGCGCTTATCCCGAAACACTTTTTGGACAGTTCAAACTTCGTTTTCcccaattttttattttttttttttttgaaaattggcGGCAAGCGATGACTGCGTTAAGACAAAACTTTTCGATCgaacaaaagtttttcgggGATGTGTCGGACTTATGATTGCCTCGCAACGCACTGCATCCACGAGTCTGAACTTGTTTTTCACTCACTCAGACAGCATAATTTTTGATTGCGTAACTTTTGCCCCGTTTTCCAAGGGAATAAAGTGAAAAGTTGTTATCCCCTTTGGTACATTTCTTATGCCAAAAGCCGTCACACACGCCATGTTTAACCCAGTGTGACCTTTTCCACCTGACTTCCCCCGAAGCCAACGCGCCGAATTCGCCGAACTAATAATACAAAGCACGGTACGAGCGATCCCAGTCAAGCGACCTAACCTAAATACCGGAAATGCCCTTTATAATGCGCTTCCGGCTCATGTGAGCAGCCCAGACAGCGGGCGGTGGTGCCACCGGTGGGGCTGGGAATAAGTGGGTGTTTGGATAGCTGCATAGCCGGGTGGGTTCAGGGTCAGGAGCCGAGTGTTAAAACCCAGACCATCCAACAGGCGAGCCCACGCCAAGCCGTTTCGGCTAATCAAAGTGTGCAGCCAACTGCAAAGGGCCGTGGATCCTGCAGGGAATGTGCGGCTAGCCAGGCAGGGTGCATCCCTATCCCTGACCACACCAAACAGCCGTGCAATTGCATCAGGTCCTCCTGACTTCAGTTCCTGGTACACCTGTGCATGCTAGATTGGTTTCGCCAGCTTCGATGCAGCCATCTTCTAGAGTGTACCTTATATCATATCACCAAATAACTCTTTAAGAACTATTTAACTCAAATTGGCGTTTGTAGATATGAAGAGAGCTATTTACTTGTATTTAGTAAACGACTAAACGAAAAACACAGAAGAACCAATAAATAGGTTGtcttattttatgttttaaacgTTGCCTTTTTACTTGCCCCAAATCCTTACTTTTTATTCAGACCtttctataaataataatattcttttCACCCTTTTTTTGTTGGACCAATCGACTAATAAACTTTAcgagaaatttgaaattttcctTTCAACTTCGGCCAGATTTTGACCATCACTTTAAGTTAAgaaggccagcagcagcaagtttTTCACCGAAAGTAAAGGAGTATCTGGTCATACAATCAATTTACTTCGCAGCTGGCATTGTTATAACAAAATATTCCCTATTAGGATGAAATAAATTTAGTTTCAGCATTAACACATTCttgatttaataaaatatgaaacaagatattatttttatggcagtAATGAGTGCTTGGCAGTCGAGACGCTCGGCCTAAGGTTCCCTTCTTGTCTTAATTAAACTTTGTGCCGTGCCATTACCCTCTTTATACTTAGGCTCAGTGCCCCTTTCGATCCACTTACCGCTCCCAACCGCCTTCCTGTTGCGTGCCAAGTTTTTGTGGTTAATTATCGATTAGAGGGGTCGTGAAAgcgaaaaggggaaaatcGCGCCTGCGAAGGTCCTTGGCTGGTTTGAATTCAAAAAGACAAGTTAATTGAAGTGCAAAGACTTTTAAAGGGAACATTGTTACGAAGAGTTGACACAAAAGCCGAGCATCAACGGCTTAATAAGCAGCCAGCTGTTTCGCAGCCATTATGCTCGGAGTTATTGTCCCATTAAGTTTCCTCGAACAATTAAATCATCAATGGGGCATGGAACTTCACCTGATTTATTTGTGTGCCTCATATACTGATACATACTTATatacgaaacgaaacgaaacaaatgaTTACCGTTTGCCTAATTTATTGGATTTCTTCGCGGGCTCAACACGCAAATGGAGTGATAGAGGTCAGTTTCCCAGCCCAGCCTGTgtcctttgcctttgcctttttcTTCGGGTCATTTATTAATTGCGCCCCAAATGCGTGTGCTAATCTCTTCATTATGCGATTTCATAATGGATTACATTCGAATAAATGTGCCTCATTTGCCGTCGTCAGTCAGCTgctaattttctttaatttcgcTGCCATTTTCCTAATGATGCGTGGCCTTGTCTTGCCttgcccattcccatttcccatttcccactgGGTTGCCTCCCCCACTTTCCCCGCTCGCCTTAATAGGTCAGTGTTCTCTTGTAATATTAATGTCTGCTAATTTTAGACGGCTGTTGTAATTAAATCAGATGCATCAGTTTCGGCCAGGATGTGCGTGGGTGGGCTTCATTAGATAATCGATATGCTTCTCATTCACGTCgcgtatttaattgaatatacTCCCCGTTGGCTGCAATCAGAATCTCCGCAGCTAACTAAATAATAAACGAATCGGAAATCAAAGGGTCTTACTCATTTTTATGTTAGGAAACACTTTTATAAGATTACTTTGCATTTCAGAAACATATGgcgttgcataaattactTATATCTTCTAGACATTGGCTAACACCAACTCTTTCTTTCGTGTCCCAAATTTTCACTGTAACTTCGATGGTATTTAAATTCTGGCCAGATGGAAGCTGAAAATAATCGAATTTCGCCGTGTGTTGTCGCAGGCTGATGGCAAATTTGCTCTGAACTCCTTCGGGCTGAGCCAAGAATGTCCTCACACTTTTCCAGgtaattaaaacacaaatattagCGAATGGCTGGGGTTGTAACCGCCCACCTATAGAGcccattttgcaatttaaattttcatgaACAAGCACCGCCAGTTGTCTTCAATCTCTGGTCCCCCGCCACCGCCCCCTCCCCTGATCCTGTTCGTCCTTAGCTGCAAGGCTCGCGTTACGTTGCCTTaacagttttcaattttccgaCGCTTGTAAGCGCAGCTGACAGCGACTAGCGAACGATACTACAGCGAAGAGCTTATGTTTCTTGGAATCATCGGGGTCTTGGATTCGGGGTCCCTGCGAGGGGAGTGCCATTCCACTTGGCTTTTATTGTATTTCGGTCGCTGTCGTCGCACATTTTTACGActatttaaatggttttcaCTTTTCGGCTACAAATTGTCGACCAGGTAAGTGTTCACTGGATACGGACTGGGTTGAAGTGAAGGGCTAAGAACGAGGATACGCTCTGCCAGAAAACAGTCCACTTGAATTGGCTAGTGTTTCCAGATAAATGCGACTCTTAACTTTCTGTGGATAGTTTATACTTCACATTTGGTAAATTTAAACTAGGCAAATATTGAATGTTTTATTCCTTTTAGATTTTTTGAGAAACTCAGCAGGCTGGAATCCTGTGGTTCAACCTGTCAGCAGCACTTGGCATTTGAGTTCCACATATTACATTTGACCGCTCTAGCTTCAACACCGATACTACAGAAAAAGGCATATATCAGTAAGTGGCATAAACCTGACCGCCTTATTACCAGTTTTCACAACTTTCCTAACTTTCCACAGCTCAACATGATGCGCATGTTCAGTTACACCAACACCGTGCAGCGTACCGCCAGGATCAGTCACCTCCTGTGGGCTCGTAGCTACGCCAAGGATGTAAAGTTCGGCCCGGAGGTGAGGGGCATGATGCTGCAGGGAGTGGACGTGCTGGCGGATGCGGTGGCCGTGACCATGGGACCAAAAGGGCGCAACGTGATCATCGAGCAGAGCTGGGGATCGCCGAAGATCACCAAGGACGGCGTGACGGTGGCCAAGTCGATCGCCCTGAAGGACAAGTTCCAGAACATCGGCGCCAAGCTGGTGCAGGATGTGGCCAACAACACCAACGAGGAGGCGGGCGACGGCACCACCACGGCCACCGTTCTGGCCCGTGCCATTGCCAAGGAGGGATTCGAGAAGATTTCGCGGGGTGCAAGTCCGGTGGAGATCCGCCGCGGAGTGATGCTGGCAATCGAGTCCGTGAAGGACAACCTCCGCCGTCTGTCCCGGCCGGTTAACACGCCCGAGGAGATCTGCCAGGTGGCGACCATCTCTGCGAACGGCGACAAGTCGGTGGGCAACCTCATCAGCGAGGCCATCAAAAAGGTGGGTCGAGACGGGGTAATCACCGTCAAGGATGGCAAGACCCTGTGCGACGAACTGGAGGTGATCGAGGGCATGAAGTTTGACCGCGGCTACATTTCGCCGTACTTCATCAACACCTCCAAGGGAGCAAAGGTGGAGTTCCAGGACGCGCTGCTCCTCTTTTGCGAGAAGAAAATCAAGTCGGCACCCAGCATTGTGCCTGCCCTGGAGTTGGCCAACGCGCAGCGCAAGCCCTTGGTCATTATAGCCGAGGATTTGGAGGCGGAGGCCCTTAGCACCCTGGTGGTGAACCGCCTGAAGGTGGGCCTCCAAGTGTGCGCGGTGAAGGCTCCCGGCTTCGGAGACAATCGCAAGGAGAATCTGACGGACATGGCCGTGGCCACCGGCGGCATCGTGTTCGGGGACGAGGCCAATCTGGTGCGACTGGAGGACATTAAGATGAGCGACTTTGGGCGCGTCGGCGAGGTGGTGGTCTCAAAGGACGACACCATGCTGCTCAAGGGCAAGGGACAGAAGGCGGATGTGGAGAAGAGAGTTGAGGGTCTGCGCGAGGCCATCAAGGAGTCGACTTCCTCCTACGAAAAGGAGAAAATGCAGGAGCGCCTGGCACGGCTCTCCTCCGGCGTGGCCCTGCTGCGAGTGGGCGGCTCCAGTGACGTGGAGGTCAGCGAGAAGAAGGATCGCGTCATCGACGCCCTGAATGCCACCCGCGCTGCCGTGGAGGAGGGCATCGTGCCCGGCGGCGGCACCGCCCTGCTGCGTTGCATACAGAAGCTGAACGACTTGAAGGGCGCCAACGAGGACCAAAACATGGGCATCGAGATCATCCGGCGAGCACTGCGCATGCCCTGTCTCACGATTGCCAAGAACGCCGGCGTGGATGGTGCCATGGTGGTGGCCAAGGTGGAGATCCTCGACGGCGACTATGGCTACGATGCGCTGAAGGGCGAGTACGGCAACATGATCGAGCGCGGCATCATCGATCCCACCAAGGTGGTGCGCACCGCCATCTCGGACGCAGCCGGAGTCGCCTCTCTGCTGACCACTGCCGAGGCTGTGGTCACGGAGTTGCCTTTGGAGGAGGCCGccgctgctggagctgcagccgGATTGGGAGCTCTCgggggcatgggcatgggcggCATGGGCATGTAATCCCCAATGAATCTCTTATCACGATTATCGTCCACTAAATTCAAAACACGGAAACGCTGTTGGTTGGCCAGCCGAGCGGGTTGCTTTACACTTTTACCATAATTGatgttaaataaatgtgaaattCAGAATATCccagtaaacaaaaaaaaattgtgtttaatCATTTTACTCCTATAATATTTATCCGTatgcctgtccgtccgtatgtaTGTCCGTACATTACGAGCTCCGTATAAAGAAGTTGTGAAAGGTTATACTATAATCAGTCAAATTGAAAGAAAGCTTTATAAACTCCTTGTCTTTCTGCAAAACGAATGCCGGTGTTGGATTCGACAGCACTGATTGTTGGTGCTTCCTCTCGTGGTTATTGTGGCTCCATTTTTTAATGTCCTTTCCCCAGTTGTTTGTTACGTTGCAGCGTCGTGGCCACTGACAGTCTGCTTGTCCTGGAAGTGCTCTCTTACACATGTCCTTTGCTGTGTTTTGTCACAGTTGCCCTGTTGTGCCAGCCACTCGGTGCAGTTTTTGTCGTGTTCCGGGCCCTTCcgtttttgcatttcgctATGAAATATGAAGCAGTCAGGGACAGCAGAGTACGCTTTCGGGCTTTTCTAATTGTGCTGGTGGTGGATGGGGGTTGAGAGCACAGGATGACGGGGAGAAATAATAAACCGCCACTTGACTTTCATGCATTTGCTGCTTAACTTTGCGACATTTATAATGGCATTCGTTGTGGCCTTCGGGCGGAAAGAAATCTGCTTGGATAGTTTCCACTTGGCCTTGCACTAAGCGTATGCAGGCCTCTTCAGTCCCTCCCAACAGCCTCATACCCATTCCGTGCCCCATCCCCATacccatcgccatcgccattatcatgctcatcctcatccttgGGCTCATCGTCGGAAAGCGGCTAAGAAAATCGCTTGGGCCCGCGGGCCAAGTGGGTAACAGAGCGTATACTGAAACCTCGTTGCTCCTCGTTTCAGCACTCTATGCATGTTGAGCATTATTCCTGCGGCTTATCCTTGGCGCTGCTTACACTCGAgtcgctgctgttgcaacATCCTGCCAGGACACGGTGGCACACCCCTTCTCTTCCCCTGCCCCTACCCACCCTGCAAATCCCCTGCCTACAGCCGCTGGCTGTTTATGTTGTCAACGCAAATTGCACTTTCTGCTTGCCGTGTGATGTTCAAGTGCCTGTTAGGAAGATGATCCGCCCACGTGTCTTAATGATGCTACACGAGAACGCATCCTGGGCCCCCGGGCTGCAACAATGCGCCACTTAATTATGAAAAAGGCCGCTTTGAGTGTCTGCTGTCCGGGCATGGGATTCCGGCACGTTTGCCACCATAACGCCCCATCTAACGTCAGATTTACGACTCCGGCTAATCCTGTTCGCTTAGCGCATTAAATCAGCACCGAAATGGCCATAAAATTGCCCTCGCCTACattgcaaacatttcaaaaattgACAATTTATTACAAGAGTTGCTGCGGACGGTCGGGAGCTGCGGTGGAGTAAGGCAAAGTTTTTTTAGACAAAAAGTTCCCACACAATGGAATGGCAAACTACACTGGGCATCAAAGTGGAGCTAGTTAAACAAATATAGGAAAATCTCACTGTAAGTGAAGATATAGGTAAATGGCATGTGGAGTGGAAAATGATTAAAGAATCAGAACAATTATTGATAGCTgttcaaaacattttgtatttctttaaCTTCACGTAGAAGATTTTAGGGCGAGGCAAATCTAATCAAGTTTTTAAGTCAACGAATTATTTTAACAATGCAGTCGACCATTAAATATCCAGTTTTCAAAACGAATGAATTGAAAATCTGTGTTGCTTAATTCACTCTTCTCCTGGGTCAATTGCAGTTATCTGCCGTTTTGAAAATGTGTCCCAAGTCATCTGAGAGCTCGGGCCAGATTTATATagcatttgattttgaattttgtttgcttgtggtggcacacacacacacatggacacACACTCGAATTGAAGCGgcatgcagcagcagttgccgCTGTAACATGCAGTTTTACATATACAATATGGCCATTGTTATGATTTATGTGGCAGAAATATTTCGGGCGCGCTTCCtgcaaatgtttgcttttttgcgaCAGCCACCCACTAGTTTTATGGCTCAAATGGGCGGTTGTATAATggagaggggaggggggaatCGCGCTTAACCCggccaaattcaatttcaatttgcaccCCAtcaaaagacaaacaaaagtcTTTGaactttggccataaacataTTGCCGGCTTTcatttcgattcgtttcgtttcgttcagtttcgtttcgtttttccaTGTTTTTGGCAGGACCCCAGTCTGGCGAACAGGACGACATGTGGAGAGCCTTCGACTTCTGTTGTCGGTGGCACTCGTCGTCGTCGGTTGGGGCGTTGCTCCATGTCGCAGATTCCTTCAACTCTTGGAGGCTGGGCCATAAACCAATTCGTTTTATGAATTTACACGAGTGCCTCTCTGGCACCCCAGTCGATGTCGACTTGTGAGAGCCTTCCTCGTAATTGAATTCCATGCGGCGCGTCTTCGACTCTGTGATACTAGCACCCCTCTTCTACTGATGCTCCTCTTTAAAGGTTACTTTCCTTCCGTAGACTTGAATGTTAGGCCAAACTGTCCACCGGGCGGTGCAATTCATAAACGGAAATGGGAGCCAAACGTGTTGGCCAACACAAACAATTGCGCTCTGGGTTTCGTTTAACAGCTCAGCCCTCAAACCTATCACTCGTCGCTCAGGAAATGCAACGAAACCCTGACATTTGGGCTCTGGATTTCATTGTTGCACTGTTGCACAGCTGCAGTCCCTTTGGGGCACGCAGAGCGGCCTGTGCCCCTATGTCCTGGACACCAAGTGGCATGCGTTTCTAATTTCCTGATGTTCCTGGCTCCCCCATTGGGCCCTCGAATGTCCCCCTTGGTTGACCTGACAATTCTAAATTCGAGCTCACTCCAATTTATAAAGACCACCAGTGTTTAATGTGTCTGGCTGGTCTGTATTTCGAATAATTGAATTCGCAGGGCTCTGCGTGCTGACAGGCCGACTGGCGGATccttgatgatgatgaatgaACAGGGCCAGAAATCAACAGAAGAAGAGCATTCTACTTTACTTAGCTTTACTAATTTCTTTTCGGCGCCCATCCTTCTCTTTATTATTAAAAGCTTGTATTTTGACATTAACGTTTAATTTAACACAAAAACTGCACCTTTTTTCAGCTGCAGTTGAACACTTTATGCGGACTGCAGGACACGCAGGACTTTCGGACGCATTGATTGGATGGACAGCAATTACCACATGGACACTGATTTTTTCGCCTCTTTATTAATTGCTTCAGTTCACCCCCACTCTGCAACCGAAAAGGCGACCAGCCGACGagcaattaatcaatttggCCTCTTAATTATCGAGCCCAAAGCTGCGAAATCAGAGTAAGACAAACATTGCGAGTTCAGCAAGTCAAAAGAGTAAATGAATTGTGGGCAGCCGGCCTAGTTAACCGAACAGTTAATTAAATGGAACGTATCTACCCATCGGCAGCCTTAAAGTTATATAAATTTCCACTCGCCTCTGTGTATCGTTGCCGCTTAAAATGCCATCAATTTGAAAATGGATAGCCAGCGAAACGGGGTTTCATCTCGAGAGCCAGCCTGTCAGCTGTGGAATGCTGTGCGATGCGACAACTTAGGCGCCTCCTTCGTGTTGCATTTTGCCAGCTGCCGCGTTGTTGCCATATTTCATGCCCCACAGCGCCCGTGCCAAGctggaattttccatttcgtctCATTCTGTATGCACTCAACGCATTAAGTGGCGACATGTGTTACACTAAAGACAGCGTCACCGAGAAAGGCCCCAAAAATGCCATGCCCTGCGGGGTGGAGGAGGACGAACGAATcctggagatggggatggagatgggtaTGGAGATGGGGACATGgcggtggtgatggtggtggtggtgctgatggtgatggagaTGGGGCTGAGCCGCAGTTAGCTGTTAGTGGGGTGTTAATAGAACCCAGCAGGCAGTGAGCTGCATCCAAATGCATCACTGGACGGAACATGACCCCAGTCAGCTGCCCATCGCCGTGGCTCCATGCATTAATCAAATGTTAATCTCAGGACGACAGTTGTTTCCCAGATCAAC
This genomic stretch from Drosophila teissieri strain GT53w chromosome 2L, Prin_Dtei_1.1, whole genome shotgun sequence harbors:
- the LOC122611830 gene encoding 60 kDa heat shock protein homolog 2, mitochondrial, which encodes MMRMFSYTNTVQRTARISHLLWARSYAKDVKFGPEVRGMMLQGVDVLADAVAVTMGPKGRNVIIEQSWGSPKITKDGVTVAKSIALKDKFQNIGAKLVQDVANNTNEEAGDGTTTATVLARAIAKEGFEKISRGASPVEIRRGVMLAIESVKDNLRRLSRPVNTPEEICQVATISANGDKSVGNLISEAIKKVGRDGVITVKDGKTLCDELEVIEGMKFDRGYISPYFINTSKGAKVEFQDALLLFCEKKIKSAPSIVPALELANAQRKPLVIIAEDLEAEALSTLVVNRLKVGLQVCAVKAPGFGDNRKENLTDMAVATGGIVFGDEANLVRLEDIKMSDFGRVGEVVVSKDDTMLLKGKGQKADVEKRVEGLREAIKESTSSYEKEKMQERLARLSSGVALLRVGGSSDVEVSEKKDRVIDALNATRAAVEEGIVPGGGTALLRCIQKLNDLKGANEDQNMGIEIIRRALRMPCLTIAKNAGVDGAMVVAKVEILDGDYGYDALKGEYGNMIERGIIDPTKVVRTAISDAAGVASLLTTAEAVVTELPLEEAAAAGAAAGLGALGGMGMGGMGM